From one Streptococcus pneumoniae genomic stretch:
- a CDS encoding TIGR01906 family membrane protein gives MRTRWSFLASQVWLLAFSICLTIYGMWLVYPLEIAYLDLPNQAYVSAKTIAYNFHILMNYLTNPFVQVLEMPDFRSSAAGLHHFQAVKWLFHLVQALTIFLLPAVYAFYKDVIKAGYLTLFKRRILAILLTPVVIGGVAMSMGFEFFFTLFHQILFVGDDTWLFDPRFDPVIRILPQDFFLHAFVLFFVLYEGLLLALYFFSRKRKDDVDGKYETSEA, from the coding sequence ATGCGGACTAGATGGAGTTTTCTTGCCAGTCAAGTATGGCTATTAGCCTTTAGCATTTGCTTGACGATTTATGGGATGTGGCTTGTTTATCCTTTGGAGATTGCTTATTTGGATTTGCCCAATCAAGCCTATGTGAGTGCTAAAACGATTGCCTATAATTTTCATATCTTGATGAACTATCTAACCAATCCTTTTGTTCAGGTACTTGAGATGCCAGACTTTCGCTCGTCTGCCGCTGGCTTGCATCATTTTCAAGCGGTTAAGTGGCTCTTTCATTTGGTGCAGGCTTTGACTATATTTCTCTTGCCTGCGGTTTATGCCTTTTACAAAGATGTGATAAAAGCAGGCTATTTAACATTATTTAAGCGAAGAATTTTAGCCATTCTTTTGACACCAGTTGTGATTGGTGGAGTAGCTATGAGCATGGGTTTTGAATTCTTTTTTACCCTGTTTCACCAAATTCTCTTTGTAGGAGATGATACATGGCTCTTTGATCCGAGATTCGATCCTGTGATTCGGATTTTACCCCAAGATTTTTTCCTGCATGCCTTTGTGCTCTTTTTCGTCCTGTATGAAGGTCTGCTCCTTGCTCTTTATTTCTTTAGTCGCAAAAGAAAGGATGATGTAGATGGAAAATATGAAACAAGCGAGGCGTGA
- a CDS encoding TIGR01457 family HAD-type hydrolase, whose protein sequence is MYKGYLIDLDGTIYRGKERIPAGEAFVHELQKRSIPYLFVTNNTTRTPQSVQEMLAENFHIETLLDTIYTATLATIDYMAEKNLGNTVYVIGEEGLKQAIFEAGYIEDKENPAYVVVGLDWKVDYEKFATATLAIQKGAHFIGTNPDLNIPTERGLLPGAGSLIALLQAATRIEPVFIGKPNQIIMDKAVAKLGFEKEDLIMVGDNYLTDIRAGIDNGIPSLLVTTGFTRKEEVADLPIPPTHVVESLAEWDFDAD, encoded by the coding sequence ATGTATAAGGGATATTTGATTGACTTAGATGGCACGATTTATAGAGGAAAAGAGCGGATTCCAGCGGGAGAAGCCTTTGTGCATGAATTGCAAAAACGCTCCATTCCCTATCTCTTTGTGACCAATAATACAACGAGAACACCTCAGTCCGTTCAGGAGATGTTGGCAGAAAACTTCCATATTGAAACGCTACTAGACACCATTTACACAGCGACATTAGCGACGATTGACTACATGGCGGAGAAAAATCTAGGCAATACTGTTTATGTGATTGGTGAAGAGGGCTTGAAACAAGCGATTTTTGAAGCGGGCTATATTGAGGATAAGGAAAATCCTGCATATGTAGTTGTGGGATTAGATTGGAAAGTAGATTATGAAAAGTTTGCGACAGCGACCTTAGCCATCCAAAAAGGGGCTCATTTTATCGGTACCAACCCAGATTTGAATATCCCAACAGAGAGAGGTTTGTTGCCAGGAGCTGGTTCTTTGATTGCACTCTTGCAGGCAGCAACACGAATAGAGCCAGTCTTTATTGGAAAACCCAATCAAATCATCATGGATAAGGCAGTTGCAAAGCTGGGATTTGAAAAAGAAGACCTCATCATGGTCGGAGATAATTATCTGACAGACATTCGTGCTGGGATTGATAATGGGATTCCTAGTTTATTGGTAACGACAGGTTTTACTAGAAAAGAAGAGGTGGCAGATCTTCCTATTCCTCCCACTCATGTGGTAGAAAGCTTAGCGGAGTGGGATTTTGATGCGGACTAG
- a CDS encoding acyl-ACP thioesterase domain-containing protein: MGQIFQMEMKIPFDMSDVNGHIKIPQLILLSLQVSEMQSEYLGISDQDLLEKHQLVWIVTDYEMTIHRLPAFGDQIRIETEALSYNRLFCYRRFTIFDQEGQILVEMLASFVMMNKETRKVHPVDGELIAPYQSEFNKKVIRGPKYPKLEDGEQKDFQVRFYDLDMNGHVNNSKYLDWVFEAMGVEFLCEYVPRKINLKYVKEVRSDSCVSSCVKKEGTTSYHQIVSDGSLHAQAIIEWKKGEKDV; encoded by the coding sequence ATGGGACAGATTTTTCAGATGGAGATGAAGATTCCCTTTGACATGAGTGATGTCAATGGGCATATTAAAATTCCTCAGTTGATTTTGCTTTCTTTACAAGTGTCAGAAATGCAGTCAGAGTATCTGGGGATTAGTGATCAAGATTTGCTTGAAAAGCACCAGTTGGTCTGGATTGTGACAGACTATGAAATGACCATTCATCGTCTGCCTGCTTTTGGAGATCAGATTAGGATTGAGACAGAGGCGCTTTCATACAATCGACTGTTTTGCTACCGACGTTTTACCATTTTTGATCAAGAAGGGCAGATTTTGGTGGAAATGTTGGCAAGCTTTGTCATGATGAATAAAGAGACTAGAAAAGTTCATCCTGTTGATGGTGAGTTGATTGCTCCTTATCAATCTGAGTTTAATAAAAAAGTGATTCGAGGACCGAAATATCCGAAGTTAGAAGATGGTGAACAAAAGGATTTTCAAGTCCGCTTTTATGACTTGGATATGAATGGACATGTCAATAATAGCAAGTATTTGGACTGGGTCTTTGAGGCTATGGGAGTGGAGTTTTTGTGCGAGTATGTTCCGCGTAAAATTAATCTCAAATATGTCAAGGAAGTCCGCTCAGATAGCTGCGTGTCCTCCTGCGTGAAAAAAGAGGGAACTACTAGCTACCACCAAATCGTGAGTGATGGTAGCTTGCACGCGCAGGCAATCATTGAGTGGAAAAAAGGAGAAAAAGATGTATAA
- the hemW gene encoding radical SAM family heme chaperone HemW: protein MQTKPTSAYVHIPFCTQICYYCDFSKVFIKNQPVDSYLEHLIREFDSYEIEKLRTLYIGGGTPTALSASQLDFLLRHLTENLNLSFLEELTIEANPGDLDEEKIAVLKDSPVNRVSLGVQTFDNRMLKKIGRSHQEQDIYENITNLKKAGFDNISIDLIYALPKQTMEQVQENVAKALSLDIPHMSLYSLILENHTVFMNRMRRGKLPLPKEDLEAEMFEYIITELKKAGFDHYEISNFSKPGFESRHNLMYWDNAEYYGLGAGASGYVNGVRYKNHGPIRHYLEAVEAGNARITEEHLTLKEKMEEEMFLGLRKKSGVSKRRFEEKFETSFEKLYGEVVETLTTQGLLVLDKDIVRMTQKGLFLGDTVAEKFILE from the coding sequence ATGCAAACGAAACCGACATCCGCTTATGTGCACATTCCTTTTTGCACACAAATTTGTTATTATTGTGATTTTTCCAAGGTTTTTATTAAAAATCAGCCTGTGGACAGCTATCTGGAGCATTTGATTCGTGAATTTGACTCGTATGAGATTGAAAAACTTCGAACGCTTTATATCGGAGGAGGGACCCCGACCGCTCTTTCTGCTTCCCAATTAGACTTTTTGCTCCGCCATTTGACAGAAAACTTGAACCTGTCTTTTTTAGAAGAGCTAACAATCGAGGCAAATCCAGGGGATTTGGATGAGGAAAAAATCGCTGTGCTCAAAGATTCGCCAGTCAATCGGGTATCTTTGGGCGTGCAGACCTTTGACAATCGTATGTTAAAAAAAATTGGGCGGAGCCATCAAGAGCAAGATATTTATGAGAACATTACCAACTTAAAAAAAGCAGGTTTTGACAATATTTCGATTGACTTGATTTATGCTCTGCCTAAGCAGACCATGGAGCAGGTGCAGGAAAATGTAGCTAAAGCTTTGAGTCTCGATATTCCACACATGAGCTTGTATAGTTTGATTTTGGAAAATCACACGGTTTTCATGAATCGTATGCGCCGTGGGAAACTACCTTTGCCTAAGGAAGATTTAGAAGCCGAGATGTTTGAATACATCATCACGGAGCTAAAAAAAGCAGGTTTTGATCATTATGAGATTTCTAATTTTTCGAAACCTGGCTTTGAAAGCCGCCATAACCTCATGTACTGGGACAATGCGGAGTATTACGGGCTTGGTGCTGGGGCGTCTGGCTATGTGAACGGTGTTCGCTATAAAAATCACGGTCCGATTCGGCATTATTTAGAAGCCGTAGAGGCAGGAAACGCACGGATTACAGAGGAACATTTGACTCTTAAAGAAAAAATGGAAGAAGAGATGTTCTTAGGCTTACGCAAGAAATCTGGGGTATCAAAGAGGCGCTTTGAGGAGAAGTTTGAGACTTCTTTTGAGAAACTCTATGGTGAGGTAGTGGAGACATTGACAACTCAGGGTTTGTTAGTACTTGACAAGGACATCGTTCGGATGACGCAAAAAGGGCTCTTTTTGGGTGATACCGTTGCAGAAAAATTTATATTGGAGTAA
- a CDS encoding alpha/beta hydrolase, whose product MQAYFIGGLGCNVYYPQDLMAELPFEIKYVDLYHDSVFPFLESMETFAAWFEKKVDISEDIFLIAHSLGADLAVALAARYECVHLVLLDGGFLDMDKICSLEDELSGAKFYLEQTRFESLEKAVEVEKASSLFWTEHLEKAVRNSYVYDEVSQSFALNFSFDLVKSLLHLRRQVFGQIDKIAGSVLLLIPALDEDTPAWKKEALSTLPSHVRICEVRDTGHSLYTEKPKEVASIIYEEWEKILTAKRGS is encoded by the coding sequence ATGCAAGCTTATTTTATAGGTGGGTTGGGCTGTAATGTCTACTATCCTCAGGATTTAATGGCTGAATTGCCTTTTGAGATCAAGTATGTGGATCTATACCATGATAGTGTTTTCCCTTTTTTAGAAAGTATGGAGACTTTTGCTGCTTGGTTTGAGAAGAAAGTGGACATCTCAGAGGATATTTTTCTCATCGCTCATTCATTGGGAGCTGATTTGGCGGTAGCTTTGGCTGCACGTTATGAGTGCGTTCATTTGGTTCTTTTAGATGGTGGTTTTTTAGATATGGATAAGATTTGCTCCTTGGAGGATGAGTTGTCTGGGGCAAAATTCTATCTGGAGCAGACACGCTTTGAGAGTCTTGAGAAAGCTGTGGAAGTAGAAAAAGCAAGTTCTTTATTTTGGACAGAACATTTAGAAAAGGCTGTAAGAAATTCATATGTGTATGATGAAGTTTCACAGAGCTTTGCTTTAAATTTCTCTTTTGACCTTGTGAAATCTTTGCTACATTTGAGAAGACAGGTTTTTGGGCAGATTGACAAAATTGCTGGTTCTGTATTGCTTTTGATTCCAGCCTTAGATGAGGATACGCCTGCTTGGAAAAAGGAGGCACTGAGCACCTTACCTAGTCATGTGCGCATTTGTGAAGTAAGAGACACTGGACATTCTCTTTATACAGAAAAGCCTAAAGAGGTTGCCTCTATCATTTACGAGGAGTGGGAAAAGATTCTTACGGCTAAACGCGGTTCTTAA
- a CDS encoding chloride channel protein, whose translation MTVLLKVKDGVIWTLFALVIGILVGTLATVFGRVLLWIGELRSAHFLIFLPFLSLVGMLIVLIYQRYGGNAGKGMALIFEVGHGRDDEIPKRLIPLVMVTTWLTHLFGGSAGREGVAVQLGATVSYQLGKSYFSRREQKRLIVMGMAAGFAGLFQTPLAATLFAMEILVVGSLAVSAFWPALVAAVVASFISHSLGLERFAFPLTGIPDLTMELFFKLILLGVLFGLCGNAFAWSLAHLKGVVSQWFPSPYRRIVVLGFVLSLGLLVLGQGRYAGLGTNLIAASFSGRGIAAYDWFFKLIFTVVTLAAGYQGGEVTPLFAIGASLGVFLAPFFGLPLVFVAALGYAGVFAGASSTFLGPILIGCEVFGFVHFPAFFIVCSLAFLLNRSQSIYSLQKVAES comes from the coding sequence ATGACAGTTTTGCTCAAGGTCAAGGATGGTGTGATTTGGACTCTTTTTGCTCTGGTCATAGGAATCTTGGTGGGTACCTTAGCAACGGTTTTTGGTCGTGTACTCTTGTGGATAGGAGAGCTGCGTTCCGCTCACTTTCTTATCTTTTTACCTTTTTTGTCTTTGGTGGGGATGTTGATTGTCTTGATTTATCAGAGATATGGAGGAAATGCAGGTAAAGGGATGGCTCTTATCTTTGAGGTCGGGCACGGTCGCGATGACGAGATTCCAAAGCGTTTGATTCCCTTGGTAATGGTGACGACTTGGTTGACCCATTTGTTTGGTGGCTCAGCAGGGCGCGAAGGTGTGGCAGTACAGCTAGGCGCAACGGTTTCTTATCAGCTAGGGAAAAGTTATTTCTCGAGGCGAGAACAAAAGCGCTTGATTGTGATGGGCATGGCGGCTGGATTTGCTGGATTGTTTCAAACACCCTTGGCTGCAACCTTGTTTGCTATGGAGATTTTGGTCGTGGGTTCCCTAGCAGTATCAGCCTTTTGGCCAGCTCTTGTAGCTGCTGTGGTGGCAAGTTTTATTTCACATTCTTTGGGGTTGGAAAGGTTTGCGTTTCCTCTAACAGGAATTCCTGATTTGACAATGGAACTCTTTTTCAAGCTCATCTTGTTAGGAGTTTTATTTGGTCTTTGTGGAAATGCCTTTGCGTGGAGTCTAGCACATTTGAAAGGAGTGGTTAGTCAGTGGTTTCCTAGTCCCTATAGACGGATTGTTGTGCTAGGGTTTGTGCTGAGTTTGGGCTTGCTGGTCCTTGGACAAGGGCGTTATGCAGGTCTAGGGACCAACTTGATTGCAGCGAGTTTTTCAGGGCGAGGTATTGCTGCTTATGATTGGTTTTTCAAGCTCATCTTTACCGTAGTGACCCTCGCTGCAGGCTATCAAGGTGGAGAGGTGACGCCTTTGTTTGCTATTGGAGCTAGTTTAGGTGTCTTTTTAGCTCCATTCTTTGGCTTGCCCCTTGTATTTGTGGCAGCCTTGGGCTATGCAGGCGTCTTTGCGGGAGCAAGTTCAACCTTTTTAGGACCTATCTTGATTGGATGCGAGGTGTTTGGCTTTGTACATTTTCCAGCTTTTTTTATCGTGTGTAGCCTTGCTTTTCTCCTCAATCGTTCTCAATCCATCTATTCTCTACAAAAAGTAGCAGAATCGTGA
- a CDS encoding chorismate mutase has protein sequence MDLEKIRQEIDQVDKDLVALLEKRMDLVSQVVAYKAKVGKAVLDSKREEEVLEKVAERVENKDYQERLVATFEAIMKESRAYQASVLERKK, from the coding sequence ATGGATTTAGAAAAAATTCGACAAGAAATTGATCAGGTTGATAAAGATTTGGTGGCTTTGCTTGAAAAGCGGATGGACTTGGTCAGTCAAGTTGTTGCCTATAAGGCAAAGGTTGGAAAAGCTGTCCTAGACAGTAAACGTGAAGAAGAGGTCTTGGAGAAGGTTGCAGAAAGAGTGGAGAATAAAGATTATCAAGAAAGACTGGTTGCAACCTTTGAGGCGATTATGAAAGAATCAAGAGCCTATCAAGCAAGTGTCTTGGAGCGCAAGAAATGA
- a CDS encoding flavodoxin, with amino-acid sequence MALAKVVFASMTGNTEEIADIVADRLKDLGLDVDVDECTTVDAEDFLEADIAIVATYTYGDGELPDEIVDFYEDLAGLDLSGKVYGVVGSGDTFYDEFCKAVDDFEAVFAGTGAEKGADSVKVDLSAEDEDIEKLENFANSLVEKLG; translated from the coding sequence ATGGCTTTAGCAAAGGTTGTATTTGCAAGTATGACGGGAAATACGGAAGAAATCGCAGATATTGTCGCAGATCGTTTGAAAGATTTGGGACTTGATGTCGATGTGGATGAGTGTACGACGGTTGATGCCGAAGATTTTTTAGAGGCAGATATTGCGATTGTAGCGACTTATACTTATGGCGATGGAGAGTTGCCAGATGAAATCGTAGACTTTTATGAGGACTTGGCAGGTTTAGACTTGTCTGGTAAGGTCTACGGAGTGGTTGGCTCAGGTGATACTTTCTATGATGAATTTTGTAAAGCAGTAGATGATTTTGAAGCTGTGTTTGCAGGTACAGGGGCAGAAAAAGGAGCTGATAGTGTCAAGGTAGATTTATCAGCTGAAGATGAAGATATAGAAAAATTAGAAAACTTTGCAAATAGCCTAGTTGAAAAATTGGGTTAA
- a CDS encoding bifunctional oligoribonuclease/PAP phosphatase NrnA: MNLQTQILHKIKEYDTIIIHRHMRPDPDALSSQVGLKHLLQLHFPEKTILTPGYDEPSLTWLARMDEVLDTSYEGALVIVCDTANTARIDDKRYENGDFLIKIDHHPNDDAYGDLLWVDTNASSTSEMIARFAFDLGLALDDYTAKLLYAGIIGDTGRFLYPATTAKTLEIASKLRAYPFDFAGLARKMDSFSYPIAKLQGYVYDHLEMDENGVARVILTQKLLKENGLTDADTAAIVSAPGKIDKVELWGIFVEQENGNYRVRLRSKFIPINEVAKNHDGGGHPLASGANAYSSEEVDKIYQELQNLVKNKEI, encoded by the coding sequence ATGAATTTACAAACACAAATTCTACATAAAATCAAAGAATACGATACGATTATCATCCATCGTCACATGCGACCAGACCCTGATGCACTAAGCAGTCAAGTAGGTCTAAAACATCTCTTGCAGCTCCATTTCCCAGAGAAAACGATTTTAACGCCAGGTTATGATGAGCCAAGTTTGACTTGGTTAGCACGCATGGATGAAGTCCTAGACACTAGCTACGAAGGCGCTCTTGTCATTGTCTGTGACACGGCAAATACAGCTCGCATTGATGACAAGCGATATGAAAATGGTGATTTTTTAATTAAAATCGACCATCATCCGAATGATGATGCTTATGGCGATCTCCTATGGGTCGATACGAATGCCAGCAGTACCAGTGAGATGATTGCTCGTTTTGCTTTTGATCTAGGTTTAGCCTTAGATGATTACACCGCAAAATTGCTCTATGCAGGGATTATCGGCGATACTGGGCGTTTCCTCTATCCTGCAACCACTGCTAAAACCTTAGAAATCGCAAGTAAGCTCCGCGCTTATCCATTTGACTTTGCAGGATTAGCTCGGAAAATGGATTCCTTTAGCTATCCTATCGCCAAACTCCAAGGCTATGTCTATGATCATCTCGAAATGGATGAAAATGGGGTCGCACGCGTAATTCTCACCCAAAAACTCTTAAAAGAAAACGGACTGACCGATGCCGATACCGCAGCCATTGTATCTGCTCCAGGAAAGATTGACAAGGTTGAGTTGTGGGGAATTTTTGTGGAGCAGGAAAATGGTAACTACCGTGTACGCTTGCGCAGTAAATTTATCCCCATTAACGAAGTCGCTAAAAACCACGATGGTGGAGGACATCCGCTTGCAAGCGGTGCTAACGCCTACTCTTCAGAAGAAGTGGATAAAATCTACCAAGAATTACAAAATCTTGTAAAAAACAAAGAAATTTGA
- a CDS encoding type B 50S ribosomal protein L31, giving the protein MKKDIHPDYRPVVFMDTTTGFKFLSGSTKSSNETVEFEGETYPLIRVEISSDSHPFYTGRQKFTQADGRVDRFNKKYGLK; this is encoded by the coding sequence ATGAAAAAAGATATTCATCCAGATTATCGCCCTGTTGTCTTCATGGACACTACTACTGGCTTCAAGTTCCTTAGCGGTTCAACAAAATCTTCAAACGAAACAGTTGAATTCGAAGGTGAAACTTACCCATTGATCCGTGTCGAAATTTCATCAGACTCACACCCATTCTACACTGGACGTCAAAAGTTCACGCAAGCAGATGGACGTGTGGATCGTTTCAACAAAAAATACGGTCTCAAATAA
- a CDS encoding tyrosine-type recombinase/integrase, giving the protein MIKQYKLKSGEIRYMYHAYLGIDKDTGKEVKACKRGFKTMKEAKQAERLLLVRVEKEGLPKAPQRIKFEEVFRLWLNHYKNTVKESTYVRQKAQAELHIVPIFGDLYVDSIKLPFCQQQANTWFKKYAKYSNFIGMTQTILDYAVNLGYIDDNPMKKVIRPRKIEKVDDEKIENFYDKKELKEFLSCVEKENNKELSVIFRILSFTGLRKSELMALRWKDIDLAHASLTVNQTVVYGEDNQMIFQTPKTKKSKRTISLDPITVSKLKSWRLEKKKEAFPYQLKESHLVFTRLDGQPHSFDFINYNLRKILTKYELKKITPHGFRHTHCSLLFEAGATIKEVQERLGHEDIKTTMNIYAHVSKETKEQTAHKFAQYMNL; this is encoded by the coding sequence ATGATTAAACAATACAAATTGAAAAGCGGAGAAATCCGCTATATGTACCATGCCTATCTTGGCATAGATAAAGACACTGGAAAAGAAGTCAAGGCTTGCAAACGTGGCTTTAAAACCATGAAAGAAGCGAAGCAGGCGGAGCGTTTGCTATTGGTTAGGGTGGAAAAAGAAGGGTTGCCGAAAGCTCCCCAACGTATCAAGTTTGAGGAAGTGTTCAGGTTATGGCTAAATCACTATAAAAATACGGTCAAAGAAAGTACCTATGTCAGACAAAAGGCACAAGCTGAATTGCATATTGTCCCTATTTTTGGCGATTTGTACGTTGATAGCATTAAGCTGCCTTTTTGTCAGCAGCAAGCCAATACTTGGTTCAAGAAATACGCCAAATATTCTAATTTTATCGGTATGACTCAAACAATTCTAGATTATGCGGTCAATCTTGGCTATATCGATGACAATCCAATGAAAAAGGTCATCAGACCCCGTAAGATTGAAAAAGTCGATGATGAGAAGATAGAAAACTTTTACGACAAGAAAGAGTTGAAGGAGTTCTTATCTTGCGTGGAAAAGGAGAACAACAAAGAATTAAGTGTTATTTTTCGGATCTTATCCTTTACTGGGCTAAGAAAAAGCGAGCTGATGGCTCTACGGTGGAAAGATATAGACTTGGCCCATGCGAGCCTAACGGTCAACCAGACCGTTGTTTACGGCGAAGATAATCAAATGATTTTTCAGACACCAAAAACCAAAAAGAGCAAACGAACCATCTCACTAGATCCAATCACTGTGAGCAAACTCAAAAGCTGGAGGCTGGAAAAGAAAAAAGAGGCTTTTCCGTATCAACTCAAAGAGAGCCATTTAGTCTTTACACGCTTAGATGGTCAACCTCATAGCTTTGATTTTATCAATTACAACTTGAGAAAAATTCTAACAAAATACGAATTGAAAAAGATAACCCCTCACGGTTTTCGCCATACTCATTGCAGCTTGCTGTTTGAAGCAGGAGCGACAATCAAGGAAGTACAAGAGCGACTAGGTCATGAAGATATCAAGACGACCATGAACATTTACGCTCACGTTAGCAAAGAGACGAAGGAGCAGACCGCCCATAAGTTCGCCCAATACATGAACCTATAA
- a CDS encoding virulence RhuM family protein has protein sequence MNELQFLIYSANNDQETASVIIRGETIWASQKEMARLFDVGVPAISKHLKNIFDEGELEEKATISKMETVQIEGSREVSRQVDYYNLDVIISVGYRVNSQKATRFRQWATSVLREYMIKGFAMDDERLKQGENLLEKDYFRELLERVRSIRASERRIWLQITDIFAEISIDYDPESNMTKQFYAAVQNKFHYAITGKTAAEIIYTQADHTKDNMGLTTWKHSPDGRILQSDTQVAKNYLSVDEIRSLERSISSFFDYLERQIEQKKAQTMQQLAESIDRFLTFQEYDVLTDRGKISSKAAKEKAKAEYQLFNKTQKINSDFEKQIKKLTE, from the coding sequence ATGAACGAATTACAATTTTTAATCTATTCTGCTAACAATGATCAAGAAACAGCCAGCGTGATTATCCGTGGTGAAACCATTTGGGCTAGCCAAAAAGAAATGGCCAGATTGTTTGATGTTGGTGTTCCTGCAATCAGCAAGCACTTGAAAAATATCTTTGATGAGGGCGAACTAGAAGAGAAAGCAACTATTTCCAAAATGGAAACAGTTCAAATTGAGGGGAGCCGTGAGGTCAGTCGTCAAGTTGATTATTACAATCTAGACGTGATCATCTCTGTTGGCTATCGGGTCAACTCTCAGAAAGCCACGCGCTTTAGGCAATGGGCAACCTCTGTATTACGTGAGTACATGATAAAAGGTTTTGCTATGGATGATGAGCGCCTTAAACAAGGTGAAAATCTCCTAGAAAAAGATTACTTCCGCGAACTCTTGGAACGTGTCCGCTCAATCCGTGCAAGTGAGCGCCGTATTTGGTTACAAATTACGGATATATTCGCAGAAATTTCTATCGATTATGACCCAGAAAGCAATATGACAAAACAGTTTTATGCTGCTGTTCAAAATAAATTCCATTATGCCATTACTGGAAAGACTGCTGCTGAAATTATCTACACTCAAGCAGACCATACCAAGGACAATATGGGACTAACAACTTGGAAACACTCTCCAGACGGGCGTATTTTACAATCAGATACCCAGGTAGCCAAAAATTACCTATCGGTTGATGAAATCCGCTCCTTGGAAAGAAGCATATCCAGCTTTTTTGATTATCTAGAAAGACAAATCGAGCAGAAAAAAGCCCAGACCATGCAGCAGCTTGCTGAAAGTATTGACCGTTTTTTGACCTTCCAAGAGTATGACGTTTTAACTGACCGTGGGAAAATCAGTTCTAAGGCTGCAAAAGAAAAAGCCAAAGCAGAGTACCAACTATTCAACAAAACTCAAAAAATCAATTCAGATTTTGAAAAACAGATAAAGAAATTGACTGAGTAA
- a CDS encoding EbhA produces MKNKKIWIISVSAIMVLAAVAYYFYIFAPHQQAVKAFEAAEEKVVDKNKKLESSITEAQELVKTGEKPLEDKTLDYLKATVEEADKEKRKIPEIAKKTEDILKQTEELEQPLDYTEIETKIAAAIKEYQNSVTQLKQITNPSQTFVEERLKELDTIKEIQSVTESNDPNGKLNKQGGYTASVYFIDNQVTIPVEGADIVAKGNDGGGNIEVYGTTEDAEKRNTYLSAFDGQGLLDPGSHYVYGTIVIRTSRHLTASQQKELTDKIYKKLIELKELK; encoded by the coding sequence ATGAAAAATAAAAAAATCTGGATTATTTCTGTATCAGCAATCATGGTATTAGCTGCAGTTGCGTATTATTTTTATATCTTTGCACCACATCAGCAAGCTGTAAAAGCCTTTGAAGCAGCCGAAGAGAAAGTTGTTGATAAAAATAAAAAGCTAGAGAGTTCAATAACTGAAGCTCAAGAGCTTGTAAAAACGGGCGAAAAACCATTAGAGGATAAGACGCTAGACTACTTAAAAGCGACTGTGGAAGAAGCCGACAAGGAAAAAAGAAAAATCCCTGAAATAGCAAAGAAAACCGAAGATATTCTTAAGCAAACAGAGGAACTTGAACAACCCTTAGATTATACGGAAATTGAAACGAAAATTGCTGCTGCTATAAAAGAATATCAGAATAGTGTTACTCAATTAAAGCAAATTACAAATCCGTCTCAAACATTTGTAGAAGAACGCTTGAAAGAACTTGATACTATCAAAGAAATTCAATCGGTTACAGAATCCAACGATCCAAACGGGAAGCTAAACAAACAAGGAGGATATACTGCCTCGGTCTATTTTATTGATAATCAAGTCACTATCCCTGTTGAAGGGGCTGATATTGTAGCCAAAGGCAATGATGGCGGAGGAAATATTGAAGTTTACGGTACAACTGAAGATGCTGAGAAAAGAAATACTTATCTTAGTGCGTTTGACGGTCAAGGCTTATTAGACCCTGGTTCTCACTATGTTTATGGAACTATTGTAATTCGTACATCAAGACATCTAACAGCAAGCCAGCAAAAAGAACTAACAGATAAAATTTATAAAAAACTAATCGAACTTAAAGAACTTAAATAA